CGGAGTCCGCGAAGGATCGAGGCGCGAGTTGGGTCCGCGGGTTCCTGCTCGGTGTCGCGTACCCGCTGGGCGTGGTCGAGGTGTCCGGGGACTTCGTGCGCCTGTCCGCGTTCGGCCGGTTCGTGCTGTTCGGCGAGAAGGAGCCGCCCGCGCCGCCCGCGTTCCCCCAAACGCTCCTGGTTCAGCCGAACGCCGAGGTGCTCGCGTACCGCCAGGGGCTGACGCCCGCGCTGATCGCGGCGCTGTCGCGGTTCGCGGGGTGGAAGGGGATCGGCCCCGCGTGTACGCTCGAACTCACGCCGGAACAAACGTACCGCGGGCTGGAGTCCGGGCTCACGCTGCCGATGATCGTGCAGACGCTCAACCGGCACGGCACGCGCCCGGTCCCCGCCGGCGTCGCCGACCTGCTCCAGCGGTGGGCCAGCAAGCGCGAGCGCATCACGATCTTCTCGTCCGCGGTGCTGGTCGAGTTCCAAACGCCGGCCGAACTGGACGCGGCCGTGGCGCGCGGGATCATCGCGCTGCGCCTCACGGACCGCATCGGCATGACCGCGGACGGCGGCGAGCCGTCGCTCTCGAACCTCCGGCTCATCGGGAACCGCGACTACGAATCGAAGCCGCAGCGGTGCCTCACGACCGCGGACGACGGCGTGACGCTCACGGTGGACACGCCCCAAGCCGACTTGCTTTTGGAAGCGGAAATCGGGCAGTTCGCGGAACCGCTGCCCATCGAGCCGAACGGCACGCGCCGGTTCCGGCTCACGCCCACGTCGCTCCGGCGCGCGGTCGAAAACGGCCGGCCGCTCGCGGACCTCGATGCGTGGTTCGTCGAGCGCAGCGGCGCGCCGCTCTCGGCCGCGGGGCGGTTACTGTTGCTCGGTTCGCAGTTGCCCGCGCCGCAAGCGCTACGGCTGTTGGTGGTGAAGCTGCCGACGGCCGAGGTCGCCGACGGCGTGATGCAGTGGCCCGGAACGCGGTCGCTCGTCGCCGAGCGCCTCGGGCCGCTCGCGGTGAGCGTGGATGAGGAACAACTCGCGGCGTTCCGCGACGCACTCAAAGAGCTGGGCGTGAACGTGGTGTAGACGAAGGCGCCCGCACTATTGCGGTGCGAGACCGCTCAAGGCGAACGGCCGGTGTGAGCCGGCCGGTGGCACCAGCCGGCCGGCTCACACCGGCCGTTCGCCTGAGAAGGGCCGGTCACCTCAGTGACTCGTGAGTTCGCCCGTGGACGACACGGGCTGCGATTGGGGCTCGCCGGTCCAAACCCGGGCCAGTTCGCGGTACTCGGCTTCGAGGCGGGCGAGGACGGTTTCGCACTGGGTCGGGTCGTTCAGCAACAGGCGCTCGACGCGGTTGATGGTGTGGCGCGCGTAGAGCAGGCGCGAGTCGCGCACGCTCGGGTACATGGTCTCGAGCGTCAGTCGCGATCCGGGGTGCTCCCGGAACAGGTCGCGCATGATGACGGCCGTGGTCGCGAGGTCCGCGTCGCGGGTGGCGAGCCGGGCGGCGAACTGGTCGGCCAGCACGCGGCGCCGGGCGGACCCTTCGCCTTTGGACTCGATCTCGTCCCGTTCGTCGGCGACCTGCCGCTGTTCCGCCTCGACCGCCGCGAAGTTCCACACGTCCAGCCCCATGCGCCGGGACCACTTCGGGGCGACCATGTGGGCGCCGACCATGCTGATGCTCAGTCCGACCAGAACGGCCGCGGATGCGGCACCGGGGCGACGAATCGTAGCCATATCGGGAACCTCGTGGATGCGTCAGGGCACGGTACGGGCGCCGGGGGGAACGCCCCGGCGAGCGCCGGGGGCGTTGGAGAGATCCCGCCCGGTGAAGCGGGCGAAGTCTGGGGGCGCGGTCAGTGGGTGCCGCTGGGAGCGATCATCTGGTTCAGTTCGGCGTCGAGCCGCTGGGCGAGTGCGCTGCGGGCGCGGGCGGGGGCGCGGAGGAGGGCGAAGGAGATCACGTTGCGGGCCATTTTTTCTTGGTCCGTGGCCCCGGGGTAGAACGCGCGGATCGTGGTCAGGTACTCCGCGCGGGCGGCGTTCAGTTCGGTGAACTTCGTGGTCACTTCGGCCAGGGGCGCGCGGCCGGCGAGGAGCTCGTCGACGAGCGCTTCCTTCACCGCGATCCGGCGCAGGACCGCGCCCCCTTCGGTGTCCAGTTGGCTGCTCACGTCCGTCGATTCGCGAAGGGATTCTTGGAGTTCGGCAACGTTCCACACGTCCGCGCCGACGGATTCGGCCAGCGTCGGGTGCCCCGCGAGGCCCGTGAAGGCCGCGAGTACGAGAGCGGTTGCCAGGAGGCGCGGGCGGGCGGTCAGGGTCGCGAACAAGGAATCGTCTCCGTCGGAACAGGTGGTGGAGCCCCCGGACCCGGCTACCGTCCGCGGTAGCGAGTGGCTGAACGTCGGCCGACAAAACCTCCGGTGGAAGCCGTCAGGAACGGCTCCAGCGTGCGGTGTCGGAGGGGGGCACAAGCGGACCACGAGTGACCTAGCGGGGCGATCCGCGGGGTCGGGCTCGGGGTCTGCGGGCGG
The Gemmata palustris DNA segment above includes these coding regions:
- a CDS encoding helicase-associated domain-containing protein, with the protein product MKSAALLTEHYNTSMSAIPETDWSLRYRDALGRYAEPLLRAVADKLVRPRAKQPADELLDKAVATIINAPVIDRRIKDQPPAARKLLAFMGLSRQPRWKVGHLLTLLAALDHNDGFGPVQTLLEAGLLFPELDAQGPPIDDFAAWFGAAGTHNAVVVALPGVAARARSEDLELPNLASPDHEAGAARQADGLEWPLRLAVAWQQVHADAVRLTQGNTLFKRDLLRLQSDAVLAAPPVDQLVTIADAGVFSLLWARAVGLLGERDGALEAGTFPPAWDGPLFALLADLFAALPLVEAWDPLAGYSPTEAGLSPTPTAGLLALLFARDFVYPDTVAEWLWSHHPSWAGALPPESAKDRGASWVRGFLLGVAYPLGVVEVSGDFVRLSAFGRFVLFGEKEPPAPPAFPQTLLVQPNAEVLAYRQGLTPALIAALSRFAGWKGIGPACTLELTPEQTYRGLESGLTLPMIVQTLNRHGTRPVPAGVADLLQRWASKRERITIFSSAVLVEFQTPAELDAAVARGIIALRLTDRIGMTADGGEPSLSNLRLIGNRDYESKPQRCLTTADDGVTLTVDTPQADLLLEAEIGQFAEPLPIEPNGTRRFRLTPTSLRRAVENGRPLADLDAWFVERSGAPLSAAGRLLLLGSQLPAPQALRLLVVKLPTAEVADGVMQWPGTRSLVAERLGPLAVSVDEEQLAAFRDALKELGVNVV